In Prunus dulcis chromosome 1, ALMONDv2, whole genome shotgun sequence, the following are encoded in one genomic region:
- the LOC117615816 gene encoding BURP domain protein RD22-like isoform X2, producing the protein MGFHLPLIFAILSLAVVALANHAAQPAPQLYWNSVLPNTQMPRSISELLHPDSTNEEKSTNIVNAVGDGKNKRSYSLSNYGKRPPPSVGDGKSKRNYSLTNYRKPPPASDEGKPEIFPSNKKHYSLRNYRKPPPASDEGKPENIPLRNSGYQRKNYGGRPPASDEGKPDSQLLHYRDLAIFFFEKDMRPGATMQFQFPRNSNTATFLPRESAQSIPFSSNKLPEIFNHFSVKPTSVEAKTIKQTIEECEAPGLKGEEKYCATSLESMVDFSTSKLGTRNVEAISTEVLERGATMSMHNYTTMPGLKKLAGDKVVVCHKENYPYAVFFCHAIKQTEAYVLSLKADDGMKVKAVTICHLDTSEWDPEHMSFQILNVKPGTTPICHFISTDAIAWVPKHKSA; encoded by the exons ATGGGGTTTCATCTCCCACTCATCTTTGCTATTCTCAGT CTAGCAGTGGTTGCACTGGCAAACCATGCTGCTCAACCAGCACCTCAACTTTACTGGAACTCCGTCCTGCCAAACACACAGATGCCAAGATCTATCAGTGAACTTCTGCACCCTG ACTCcacaaatgaagaaaagagcACAAATATCGTGAATGCTGTTGGGGATGGAAAGAACAAACGAAG TTACAGTCTAAGCAATTATGGAAAACGTCCTCCTCCATCTGTTGGGGATGGAAAGAGCAAACGAAATTACAGTCTAACAAATTATAGAAAACCTCCTCCTGCATCTGACGAGGGCAAACCTGAAATTTTCCCATCGAACAAAAAACATTACAGTCtaagaaattatagaaaaccTCCTCCTGCATCTGACGAGGGCAAACCTGAAAATATCCCATTGAGAAATTCAGGTTACCAACGAAAAAATTATGGAGGACGTCCTCCTGCATCTGACGAGGGCAAACCTGACAGTCAACTACTCCATTATAGAGACTTGGCTATTTTCTTCTTCGAGAAGGACATGCGCCCTGGCGCAACAATGCAGTTCCAATTCCCTAGAAATTCAAACACGGCTACTTTCCTGCCACGTGAAAGTGCTCAATCGATCCCCTTCTCCTCTAACAAACTACCAGAAATTTTCAACCATTTTTCAGTGAAGCCAACATCTGTGGAAGCCAAAACAATTAAGCAAACAATCGAAGAGTGTGAAGCTCCAGGCCTTAAGGGAGAGGAAAAATATTGCGCCACATCTTTAGAATCAATGGTTGATTTTAGCACTTCGAAGCTTGGAACAAGAAACGTTGAAGCAATCTCGACGGAGGTATTGGAAAGAGGAGCCACCATGTCCATGCACAACTATACGACAATGCCGGGACTGAAGAAGTTGGCAGGTGACAAAGTCGTTGTGTGTCATAAGGAGAACTATCCCTATGCTGTGTTTTTCTGCCATGCAATAAAACAAACAGAAGCTTATGTTCTCTCCCTGAAAGCCGATGATGGGATGAAGGTTAAAGCAGTAACCATCTGCCATCTAGACACATCAGAATGGGACCCAGAGCATATGTCCTTCCAAATCCTCAACGTTAAGCCCGGAACCACTCCCATCTGCCATTTCATTTCCACTGATGCTATTGCCTGGGTTCCAAAACACAAATCTGCATGA
- the LOC117615816 gene encoding BURP domain protein RD22-like isoform X1: MGFHLPLIFAILSLAVVALANHAAQPAPQLYWNSVLPNTQMPRSISELLHPDSTNEEKSTNIVNAVGDGKNKRSYSLSNYGKRPPSSVGDGKSKRSYSLSNYGKRPPPSVGDGKSKRNYSLTNYRKPPPASDEGKPEIFPSNKKHYSLRNYRKPPPASDEGKPENIPLRNSGYQRKNYGGRPPASDEGKPDSQLLHYRDLAIFFFEKDMRPGATMQFQFPRNSNTATFLPRESAQSIPFSSNKLPEIFNHFSVKPTSVEAKTIKQTIEECEAPGLKGEEKYCATSLESMVDFSTSKLGTRNVEAISTEVLERGATMSMHNYTTMPGLKKLAGDKVVVCHKENYPYAVFFCHAIKQTEAYVLSLKADDGMKVKAVTICHLDTSEWDPEHMSFQILNVKPGTTPICHFISTDAIAWVPKHKSA; encoded by the exons ATGGGGTTTCATCTCCCACTCATCTTTGCTATTCTCAGT CTAGCAGTGGTTGCACTGGCAAACCATGCTGCTCAACCAGCACCTCAACTTTACTGGAACTCCGTCCTGCCAAACACACAGATGCCAAGATCTATCAGTGAACTTCTGCACCCTG ACTCcacaaatgaagaaaagagcACAAATATCGTGAATGCTGTTGGGGATGGAAAGAACAAACGAAGTTACAGTCTAAGCAATTATGGAAAACGTCCTCCTTCATCTGTTGGGGATGGAAAGAGCAAACGAAGTTACAGTCTAAGCAATTATGGAAAACGTCCTCCTCCATCTGTTGGGGATGGAAAGAGCAAACGAAATTACAGTCTAACAAATTATAGAAAACCTCCTCCTGCATCTGACGAGGGCAAACCTGAAATTTTCCCATCGAACAAAAAACATTACAGTCtaagaaattatagaaaaccTCCTCCTGCATCTGACGAGGGCAAACCTGAAAATATCCCATTGAGAAATTCAGGTTACCAACGAAAAAATTATGGAGGACGTCCTCCTGCATCTGACGAGGGCAAACCTGACAGTCAACTACTCCATTATAGAGACTTGGCTATTTTCTTCTTCGAGAAGGACATGCGCCCTGGCGCAACAATGCAGTTCCAATTCCCTAGAAATTCAAACACGGCTACTTTCCTGCCACGTGAAAGTGCTCAATCGATCCCCTTCTCCTCTAACAAACTACCAGAAATTTTCAACCATTTTTCAGTGAAGCCAACATCTGTGGAAGCCAAAACAATTAAGCAAACAATCGAAGAGTGTGAAGCTCCAGGCCTTAAGGGAGAGGAAAAATATTGCGCCACATCTTTAGAATCAATGGTTGATTTTAGCACTTCGAAGCTTGGAACAAGAAACGTTGAAGCAATCTCGACGGAGGTATTGGAAAGAGGAGCCACCATGTCCATGCACAACTATACGACAATGCCGGGACTGAAGAAGTTGGCAGGTGACAAAGTCGTTGTGTGTCATAAGGAGAACTATCCCTATGCTGTGTTTTTCTGCCATGCAATAAAACAAACAGAAGCTTATGTTCTCTCCCTGAAAGCCGATGATGGGATGAAGGTTAAAGCAGTAACCATCTGCCATCTAGACACATCAGAATGGGACCCAGAGCATATGTCCTTCCAAATCCTCAACGTTAAGCCCGGAACCACTCCCATCTGCCATTTCATTTCCACTGATGCTATTGCCTGGGTTCCAAAACACAAATCTGCATGA